In Labrus bergylta chromosome 11, fLabBer1.1, whole genome shotgun sequence, one genomic interval encodes:
- the LOC109991252 gene encoding cullin-5-like gives MATSNLLKNKGSLQFEDKWDLMRPIVLKLLRQEAVTKQQWFDLFSDVHAVCLWDDKGPAKIHQALKEDILDFIKQAQNRVLSHQDDTALLKAYIVEWRKFFTQCDILPKPFCQLEITLMGKQGSNKKTNMEDSIVRKLMLDTWNESIFSNIKSRLQDSAMKLVHAERQGEAFDSQLVIGVRESYVNLCSNPEDKLQIYRDNFEKAYLDSTERFYRTQAPSYLQQNGVQNYMKYADTKLREEEKRALRYLETRRECNSVQALMECCVNALVTSFKETILAECPGMIKRNETDRLHLMFSLMDKVPSGIEPMLKDLEEHILNAGLADMVAAAETITTDSEKYVEQLLTLFNRFSKLVKEAFQDDPRFLTARDKAYKTVVNDATIFKLELPLKQKGVGMKTQPESKCPELLANYCDMLLRKTPLSKKLTSEEIELKLKEVLLVLKYVQNKDVFMRYHKAHLTRRLILDISADSEIEENMVEWLREVGMPADYVNKLARMFQDIKVSEDLNQVFKEVHKHNRLALPADSVNIKILNAGAWSRSSEKVFVSLPTELEDLIPEVEDFYKRNHSGRKLHWHHLMSNGIITFKNEVGQYDLEVTTFQLAVLFAWNQRPRERITFENLKLATELPDAELRRTLWSLVAFPKLKRQVLSYDPSVSSPKDFTDSTLFYVNQEFSLIKNSKVQKRGKINLIGRLQLTTERMREEENEGIVQLRILRTQEAIIQIMKMRKRISNAQLQTELVEILKNMFLPQKKMIKEQIEWLIEHKYIKRDETDINTFIYMA, from the exons ATGGCGACGTCTAATTTGTTAAAG AACAAAGGGTCCCTGCAGTTTGAGGACAAGTGGGATCTGATGCGGCCCATCGTTCTCAAGCTGCTGAGACAGGAGGCCGTCACCAAGCAACAGTGGTTCGACTTGTTCTC AGATGTCCATGCTGTTTGTTTATGGGATGATAAAGGACCTGCAAAAATCCATCAAGCCCTAAAAGAGGATATCTTAGATTTTATCAAACAAGCACAGAAT CGTGTGCTGAGCCACCAGGACGACACAGCGCTGCTCAAGGCCTACATTGTAGAGTGGAGGAAGTTCTTCACCCAGTGCGACATCCTGCCAAAACCCTTCTGTCAGCTAGAGATCACGCTGATGGGCAAACAGGGCagcaacaagaaaacaaacatggaggacagcATCGTTCGCAAG CTGATGCTTGACACGTGGAACGAGTCGATCTTTTCCAACATTAAGAGTCGCCTTCAGGACAGCGCCATGAAGCTGGTGCATGCAGAGCGGCAGGGGGAGGCTTTCGATTCCCAGCTCGTCATAGGTGTACGAGAGTCTTATG TGAACCTGTGTTCCAACCCAGAGGACAAGTTGCAGATCTACAGAGATAACTTTGAGAAAGCATACCTCGACTCCACGGAGAGGTTTTACAGAACACAAGCACCGTCCTACCTGCAGCAGAACGGCGTCCAGAACTACATGAAATAT gcagacacaaagctgagagaagaggagaagagagcaCTTAGATATTTAGAGACACGTCGTGAATGTAACTCTGTTCAAGCA CTTATGGAGTGTTGTGTAAATGCTCTGGTAACCTCTTTCAAAGAGACGATCCTCGCTGAATGTCCCGGGATGATCAAACGAAATGAAACAGACA GGCTGCAcctcatgttttctttaatggACAAAGTTCCCAGCGGGATCGAGCCGATGCTGAAAGACCTGGAAGAACATATTCTCAATGCTGGACTAGCAgacatggtggctgctgctgagacTATCACTACt gacTCCGAGAAGTACGTGGAGCAGTTGTTAACTTTGTTTAACCGCTTCAGTAAGCTTGTAAAGGAGGCCTTTCAGGACGACCCTCGCTTCCTCACAGCAAGAGATAAG GCCTATAAAACTGTTGTCAACGACGCCACAATCTTTAAACTGGAGCTACCTTTGAAACAGAAAGG TGTGGGTATGAAAACCCAGCCTGAGTCAAAGTGTCCTGAGCTGCTAGCAAACTACTGTGATATGCTGCTGAGAAAAACTCCTCTAAGCAAGAAACTCACCTCCGAAGAAATCGAGCTAAAACTCAAAGAAGTG CTCTTGGTGTTGAAGTACGTCCAGAATAAAGATGTGTTCATGCGTTACCACAAAGCTCACCTGACCAGACGTCTGATTCTGGACATATCTGCAGACAGCGAGATTGAAGAGAACATGGTGGAGTGGCTGAGG GAAGTAGGAATGCCTGCAGATTATGTGAACAAGCTGGCCAGGATGTTTCAGGACATCAAGGTCTCAGAGGACCTCAATCAGGTCTTTAAGGAGGTCCACAAACACAACAGGCTGGCGCTGCCAG CGGACAGTGTGAACATTAAGATCCTGAATGCCGGTGCTTGGTCAAGAAGCAGTGAGAAAGTTTTTGTCTCTCTCCCCACCGAGCTGGAGGATCTGATCCCTGAGGTGGAAGACTTCTACAAGAGAAATCACAGCGGTCGCAAACTCCACTGGCATCACCTCATGTCTAATGGCATT aTCACCTTTAAAAACGAGGTTGGACAGTACGACCTGGAGGTGACGACGTTCCAGCTGGCGGTGTTGTTCGCCTGGAACCAGCGACCCAGAGAGAGAATAACCTTTGAGAACCTGAAACTAGCCACAGAGCTGCCAGACGCAGAGCTACGCCGAACACTTTGG TCTCTGGTTGCCTTCCCCAAGCTGAAGAGACAGGTGTTGTCTTATGACCCTTCAGTTAGCTCCCCCAAAGACTTCACAGACAGCACGCTCTTCTATGTCAACCAGGAGTTCTCACTCAT AAAAAACTCCAAGGTCCAGAAGCGAGGAAAGATCAATCTGATTGGTCGACTGCAACTGACCACAGAGCggatgagagaggaggagaacgaAGGAATCGTTCAGCTTAGAATACTCAGAACTCAG GAGGCTATCATTCAAATCatgaagatgaggaagaggattaGTAATGcacagctgcagacagagcTGGTGGAGATCCTGAAGAACATGTTTCTGCCTCAGAAGAAGATGATCAAGGAGCAGATCGAGTGGCTTATCGAACATAAGTACATAAAGAGGGACGAGACTGACATCAACACCTTCATCTACATGGCCTAG